A stretch of DNA from Kwoniella mangroviensis CBS 8507 chromosome 1 map unlocalized Ctg01, whole genome shotgun sequence:
TTCAAAAGATATTTTCGATTATACAGTATGTCTCCTAGTCCTGGTATACGCCACTCGCTCTTTCAATTCAcatttcctttcttccccctCACAACGTACTTTGATCAATTTTCCTATACTTCAGCCATCATCTTTGTTTTTACGGGGACGTTTCACAGATGAATGACAAttttctttccacctttctttccaattgccacttccatctcattcGCAATACCCTCTAATACTTTGTTCCATTCTATCGCCTTGGAAAATATCTTCAACATTTCTTGTAAAGCAGTTATGCTGATCTCCCTCTCAGACTCGTGTTTCGAAACACCCTTGTGTGTTTCGTTGGCGTTGGCAAAGTTGATATACAAGACGTTATCCGCACCCGCACCATTATCTTGGGGACTCTCACCGAAAAAGGTTCGTATCTCAATCCAGATAAAGCAGAGACCAAGGGCCATAAGGAGGAACTTCAGGATTGACCTGCAAAAAATTTCGGCAGTAGTCCATTCTTTGTGTGTCTCAGATAACGGACAACtgggttgatgaggtgtTTGTTGAGGACGATAGAAAATCAGGAATGAGGCTACTCCGCTGTAGATCATGATAAAAACGAGAGTAAACACATCCCGGCTGAAGTGTGATACGAATTGTCagcgatcatcatcatttgtcCAATCCCTTGGATTCGACTTTGTCCAGATGAACGCAAAGAACTTTCTGTTCCACTTACTCTACAGTGTTTTGCGGATCGTATCCGACATATAAACTAATGAGAATCACCAACGCCGGCAAAAATAGCCACACTTTCAAGTATTCATCGAGTCAGCAGATCAGCTATTTGATTTACAACTCTGATTTGATTTAATACCTAGGTGGGACTGGAGGACTCACTGACCAGGTCAAACTCAATGCCATCATCAGGATTAGACGGTTTGTCTTTTGCGTTACATTTGCATGGGATGCGTTGCATATCTGAATGGGGCATCTCGGAAATTCTGATCGTCATGTATATTTCTTTGAGAGCTATTTGTTAATCTTgcagaaggatgaaagatgtcTTATAACGATGTGAAAGATCTATTTAATTTGGTCGTGACAAGATACTATGATTGGTTTGAAAAAGGTTCATGAGGGATGACGAGCCCTAGTGATACTGGATTCATGTCGCACACACTCCTGTTATGATTACCAGCTATTGAGACTTCAAAGAGACCATGTGAGTCCCAATTGCCGAATACCACTTTTTTGAATCATTGATACAAGACTCTTTGCAGTAAGCAAAGATTATGCATTTTGACTGGTAGCTACAATGAAAAGACCTCCTCTATTCCTTGAATCGTATGTGATTCCCTTCCTGCGGTGCCGTCTTGGCCCCTTGTGAAGGAGCAGGCTCGACTCCCAGCCATATCCTTCCAATTTCCTTCGGGAGATCCACCCAAACACCACCGCATTCCTTCCAAGAACCCATTACCCGATCTAATTCCTCTCTATATCGTCTAATATCATCTTGTTCAATATCCGATAATTCATGACAAGGTATTTGGACATTCATGAAATCTCTCGAGGGAATTGCCATCCTCTGTACCTCATCGTCTCCTGAAGAACACCAAATTTCCGTAATTTGATCGGCTAATGATTGCATGATCAATCTGGTATGTATTTCGTTCTTGGTCAATGGATGAGGTTCCACATGAGGGTCGTAACTGTGTGCATTTGACGTTGTACTAGTGGGTGAGGGGTAGGGAAATGGTGAGAGGGgtgaaaggattgaaggGAATGGTTCGGTAGATGGGTATCGAGGTGAAGGGAACATTGCTGAGAAATGATTGACGATCACTCTTCTTGCCTTGATGGTTTTAGCAAAATTTCCAACTTCCTCAGGTGTCGAATGACCCCTACTGAGAGCTTTTTTCTGAACTTCTAAACgcttttcatcatctttcgcaAGTATATCTTCGAAGCTATGATgtccattcccattttcATGTGGGTGACCCTTCTTGCCATCTGTCGATTTATGAAAGAACAACTTATCCCTCTTCGCTTCAAGAGAAGGTTCCAAATCTTTCTTCCGTATTTTCATACCTTTTTCACCCCTCTGGACGTCATGCGGTATATGTCCATTCGTACACTCATGTACCAACAAACTCGGATTTTCACACATCTTCTGGAAAGTGGAGTTCTCAGTCCCACCTGAGCAGTCTCCAAAGATGACTAATTTTCGAGGTGAGATTCCGGATGGCGGTGGTGGGTGGATCACATCGCTTGAAGGGAGAGTATACGGTGGTGGCGGCGGTAAAGAAGTGAGGTGTGAGAGAAGGGATAATGGATGTTTGATGGGTGGATCGAGTGACGCGAGTGCCTCTGCATTGGATTTCAAAAGGGGTATCAGGGAAGATGTATCTAGCTGTACACGGGGTATAGGTTCTTCTAATACATATCCCAGTGATGGTACTAAGCAAGTACGGCAAAAGTAAGCTTAGTCTCCGATGTTTCGCAGAAGGGCCGAGTTTAGGCACGTGAACTTCATATCATGGAAGTTGCCTCACTTACCTCGATGATGTATAGGTCCAGCTTTCACACTCCATCCTTTCCCactcttcccattcccctGTTGCAGTATATTCTCCcaaacaccatcatcattcgctATAAAGTCTATCCCAACAGCTTCATTACTATGcagattctcttcttcacaaTCTACCGATggttcttctccttgttcGAGTATTTCATGTATCGCAAATACACCTGCGAGGTTGATCGAAGTCACACTCAAAGTCGTCCTGATCAACTTCCTTATTCCAGCTGGACCATATATGTGGAAAGACGCTTTTTTCTTTTTACCCAATTTTGCCAGTTCTTCATTCTCCCCTGGCTTCACTCCTACACCGCTCATGATAGTCATCATGATTGCTACTAAGCCTAGAGTATGATCGGCGtgcatgtgagtgatgaaaATCCGGGATATGTTGGCGATTCGTaaagaggattgatgaaGTCGCATGAGAGTGCCATCGGCTGCGTCGAACACTATATGAAGAGCAATTTGAAGTGAGCGATATGCATATGCTAAGCTACAATGAGAGCAAACGTTTTTTTTTGGGGGGGGGCTTGAGAAAACCAAATCGATACCTCTATCTCACAAGGTGATGGGCGATCGATCATGGAAAGGTAAGGATCGTGATGCTTACACCATATTTCATTACCAAAATCTAATGCCAACGACGAGCAATTCCTACTCAGTATAGGTCCACCGCCTAGAAAGAGTTAGGTGGTCAATTTAGAAAAGGAATTGATGACCTCTAACACGTACCACTGCTGGTTCCCAACTGAGATTCGATCGGCAGGATAGTCAGCCATAAGACGCAACGTATGCGAGAAGCGATTCAAAGGATCCGGACATCCACTTACAAACGTCACTGACACCGGCGACAAAGGCTTCGCCTTCTGACTATGGCCTATCTGAGCGGCCATTGCGACACTCCTTACTGCTCGACGGTGATGTGTGAATGCTATAGGTTGTAGTCAAGAGGTGAGTAGTGAACACGATGCTCAATCTAAATCCGTCCGAGATGGACTTGCACGGTGGAGGATCCATGTTGCGCTCTGACGACACTTGGCTTGGATCGGACATTAATCGAGTGAGCGGAAGTGCAAACGCGTGAGTGACACGTGGGGATTTCTCACCCATAAAGGGTGGAATGATTTAAGGAAACTGCTCAAGTAGAATTTCAGATTCGAGCTTTTTTTCGTTCTTGGAGTCCTGTTCATACGTTGGAATACATCTTGCACCTTCACAAAGACCATCAACGCTGTGCAGATCATACTCAAGACAGGATTCTGCTTGGTGTCATCAGAGAATCACTCGCTTCCACCATTACCGACTCAAATTTCCCATAtacaacagcaacagcagatTCCCTCCCCTAATCCGGTCAAATCGATAATCTCATTTCTTTCGCCATGTCCGGCTCACTCAcccacatcctcttcgaagGAGCCTCTGGATATGCTTTATTCACCGTATCCATGCAAGAGGAAATTGCAGCCAAGTCAAAGAAATTACAAGAATCCATCAATGACATAACTATCTTCTCAAGGATGATTCAACTAGCTTCATTCTTACCTTTCACATCTGCCGCTCAAGCTTTGGAGAATGCCAACGACGTATCGGAAGGTGTCTTGAACGATCACTTGAAGAACCTGCTCAACCTCATAGTGCCCAATGCAGCTGGGAAGACCAACAAGAAGCAATCTGGTGTTGTATTAGGTGTAGCTGAAAGAGGTTTAGCAGGTGCGATCCAAGGTGAACTGGGTATCCCTTGTGATACCTCTGAAAGAGCtttggaattgatcagagGCGTGAGATTACACCAGGAGAAGATTTTGATCAAGGGAGGTATGCAGAAAGGGGATGTTGCCATCGCTCAATTGGGTCTGGGTCATTCGTACTCTAGAGGAAAAGTGAAGGTGTGTATGAGATTCTTCAAAAGCCATTTTTCCTCCCCTGCTTCGTGAATCCGCTCTAGCCCATTCTTGTATTCCCATGATCCTCTTGAAGCCTTGATTTCGTTATTTTACTTACTTACACCCTCCCCTTGACCCAACCCAGTTCAACGTCAACCGATCCGACAATATGATCATTCAAgccatctccctctctgATCAACTCGACAAGGACCTCAACACCTTCTCGATGAGGGTAAGGGAATGGTATGGATGGCATTTCCCAGAATTGTACAAGCTTGTTCCAGATGCTCATCAATATGCTACTCTCGCCGTCTTGATCGGAGATCGAACCAAGATAACTGAAGATCTATTGGAAGAGATGCAAGCTAttttagatgatgatgagactaGGGCTAGAAACGTCTTGGATGCCGCTAGAGCTTCGATGGGATCCGATATAAACgagattgatctgatcaacatTTCGAACTTTGCTGAACGAGTGGTCAAATTGGCCGAGTACAGAAAGAGCTTGAGGAGATACTtggtagagaagatgaatgtGGTGGCTCCTAACTTGTCGGCTTTGATTGGTGAAACCATCGCTGCTAGGTTGATTTCCCATGCGTGAGTTACCTGTTCTTCGTTCTCACCTTGACATCGAAtaatgtcagctgacttaaCTTGATTGATGCCATTATAGCGGTTCCCTCACCAACCTTGCCAAATACCCCGCTTCAACTGTCCAGATCCTCGGTGCTGAGAAAGCTCTTTTTAGAGCTTTGAAGACTAAGGGTAACACTCCTAAGGTGAGCTAAGCATTCTTGACATGGGTAGTCCGACTCAAGCTTACTCTGTGCGACGATCATAGTACGGTCTCATCTACCACTCCACTTTCATCGGACGAGCCGGTACCAAACACAAGGGAAGAATCTCTCGATTCTTGGCCAACAAATGTTCTATAGCGTGCAGAATCGATTGTTTCTCTGATGTACCTACCAACAAATTCGGAGAGGCTTTGAGAGCCCAAGTCGAGGAGAGATTGAActtcttcgaggtgagtcattcaaTCGCTCAAATACAAAAGTATCTGGTATTTCTTATACTAATTGTGTGAATTGATCGATCCATCATAGACCGGTGCACCAGTGTCCAAAAATTCCGAAGCAATCCAAAAAGCTCTTACTGCCATTGCCGCTGATCTAGGggacgacgacgatgaagacgatgacgaggaaggtgacgtcaaggaagatgatatcgccGATGCCGTCAAACAAGtagagaaagatcaaaaggaGTCTAAGAAATCTAAATCCAAACAAGCTTTGGATCCTGAGTTGGCAGCTATCGCAGGTGGCCTACCTGTACCTGTCGCTTCGTCTACACCGtcaaaggagaagaaagataaaaaggagaagaaggataaaaaggaaaagaaggaaaagaggaaatctGAAGCTATGGATATTGACgttgaggtggaagagaagaaggaaaagaaagacaagaaggagaaaaaggaaaagaaagataaagaggagaagaaagacaagaagaagaagagaaagtctGAGGCTTAGAGTGGGGGGAGAGCACGATATAGAAAGGGGTTTGGGTCTTTTCGCATTTTTCTCTTAGCTTCAAgcttcatccatcatatcaatctcaactttACTTTTTCCaactttcaatttcttttAGCTTTTATTGCTTGTTCGTTCTGCTCGCATGGATATATACCCTATCGCATGAGTTTGGTAAAATTTTTCATTCATACGAGTACAACATTTAGTGAAATCTTACTGAATCAAGAGGTAAACGATATGAGGAAATAGAAAGGTCTATCGACACCATTCTAACCGATTGTTCTAttcacatacacatataGGTTGATCCTCTGGATCTCCGAATTACTGACCAGCAGAATTATTCCTTATCATCGCACTATCATCCCTGTGTCCCTTCTGTTCAATCCAAGGCGGTAAATTGCCTTCTgacctccttctcatctcgcCTCCCAAAGCACAGACCATCCGTCTAGCTTCGTCGACAGCCTCTTCGAGCGGGGCAACAAGGTCCGAATCTACGGATGTACCGCCCAGGTCGAAGTCTAGTGAATGGTCTCTCGCGGAGTTGAGGGCGTCCATACGGGATTGGAGGACGAGAAGCCATTGAGTGTGAGCGAGTGAAAGATCAGGAGGGGAAAATGCTAAGTGAGACGGATATACGATATCAGTATCTATATATGTGGTATATAtcttgatgtgatgtgagtatggaagagagatagaCTCACGAGCAAAGTCGGTTTGACCTTCTCTGACAAGTAAGGATGAAGTGGCTGGCATGGTGATAGATGTTCAACTGCTATGGACTTCAAAGGTAAAAATGAATTTTCTTTAAAACTGTTATTGGGCCACTCGTAATCTGTTGCTTGACTAGACTTTGGCTTGATTTGATTGGATTAATTGtcgattgttgattgttgatttcTCAAGGATATTCATCAGATAttcaaggtatatatacccatctcCCCcactccacctccacttggTCTTCGTCCACCTCGATCAAAACCGGTCAAAGGATATTTCTCATCCTTTTACCAAAATCAGGATAAGAAATAGCAAAGGATCTATGCGGAGTAATGTGATTTTccgaattgatcgattgacGACCCAAATCGAAAAGGAAATCGGGCCTAATCAGTCCAGTCAAAATCGGTGAGAAGTCCTGTCCCAAAAGTGGATGCATGATCTGGTTGATCACATGAAAAGATCTCCATCAGAGATTGTCTTTCAGCTATATGGAGTAGCATGATAATGGTTCAATGGAGGTTCAACCTAGTCGAGATCAGAATATGGTAATCAGTCTGAGAGATGAATATCAAATTAGTAATGGCATGGCGATACTCGTTTAGTTAAGTGAGCTTCAGTCTGAATCATCATACCGGATTGTCTATGTCACTGTTATCTATTTCTCGGCAAGGTCTCTAATCTGTTGTACTGTGTCATCTTTGTCCTGTGTTCTTGCATCTCTGTCTTTGCCCTTGAACTGAATGAATGAAACGTGGGACAATAAGGCGTGAGAGAGGCGGAGTTTACCGCCTTTCAAACcgggtggaggtggtccaagTTgcttttttgtcttttcttACGTTCCGAGGTGCACAAAAAGCATGTTGACCATGCTGTTTCGtcgattcttccttttcttttttcttcttcggatCCATACGAGCATAATTCCCAGTAAAGTCAATGGTAGATCATGTCAAATGACACAATCCAGTCATCCCAACATGGTACTGAGGTTCAGCGCTACGAGAACATTCATgggatcttctccttttcatgATACCGTTGTGTTTTTATGGACATCCACTTCACTAATTATTCACCATGACATCCTTGACCTGTATCAAAATTATCCACCAACTCAATAGAATCGCATTCGTCACTCCACATTtaatttgatcatctcgattaTACTCGCCGTTCCTTTCCACTTTACACCCGTCTTCGCCCTAAACGACAACCTAACTGGACCAGGTCTCGCATGGCCCAACCAACTCTGGGTCCCAATGGGCGGCTTTACAGCTCCAGGTACAGTCATATCCTCATACTACACTTGGGGTCCagatcccatcatccctccAACAGATTCATCGGACATATGGGATATACCATTCCCCTTCATACCGATGTTATGGGGTTGTACCCCCACCTATATCGAGCCATTCCAGCGAGCTCTTTGGTCTAACTTCTCCAATGCTACTTTGACGCCTCAAAAGGATATACTAGTGTTTAACGAGccggatcatcctcaacagGCCTTATGTACTCCTCAGGAAGCTGCGACTGTCTGGCGAGAGGTGTTGGAACCATTAAAATATCAGGGTCATAGACTTGGTAGTCCTGCTGTGACCAGTGGAGAGACGGGTAGAcaatggatgaaggattggtATGATGCTTGTCAGGGAGCTTGTAATCCGGATTTCCTAGCTTTGCACTGGGTAAGTGAGAGTGAAATGATCATTTATCATCCTTATGAAAAGTCATAGatttggagaagaggtgaatgaacTCAGCTGAAATGGAATTTATTCAAATAGTACGACCTAGTTCCCCAGAATTTCATCGAACATATACAGTATTATCACAACACATATAAATTACCAGTATGGGTGACAGGTGAGTTTATTTCATTTCTACATTTCCTCACAGTAATATCATATACAAGACAAATCCATTCATCAGCTACCCTCCTACGTGCTGAAGAATACTATAAGAACAGAGataatgattgattgaatgggGTATGGTATGGCTAAGCTGACCTGATCTGCAAAATTCCAGAATATGCTCCACAGAATTTCTCAGTCTTCAACGCCGGGACAAACGAGTACGACGGTCAAGCTACCTATATAGAAGTACAGAGATTTATGGATATAACCACGGCATACATGAAATCTGTTGATTGGGTTGAGAGGTGGTTCTGGTTTGGAGCAATGTACGaaatggtgagtcatctctcatctcaaGATAGAGAAGACGGAAAAAGAAATCAAATCCTGACAAATCCTGCCATTCACTCCCTCATGGTGCTGATCTGGTCATACGATTCAGAAGCTGATGTAAAATATCTTGCACCCGATCTCTTTAGCAAGGTGTCAACGAGCTCGATTGTCTATTCGACCAATCTGGTAAACCCAATCGAACTGGCGCACTGAACGAGTTGGGCGTTCAATACGCAAATTCGAATGGGAGTGTATCGGTCGAACATCGATTATCTCCTTCATCGGCTATACGTACCACTGATCGAACAATGTCGTTGTATGGTACAATCATTATTACTTCGACCTTACTCTTGACAAGTCAACACTTGATAGGATCAATGAGTTGAATCATAGTCCGGTGTTACTTGACTATTAGCGAATCTTTTGAGTAATCTTTATTGTGATAGAAATTATCGCCCTCGTCATGCAATCTCGTTAGTTGTAACATTGACATCCTTTGGTTGAAATCATTCATGATAGAATCATATTCATAAGCATGCAAAAGATATAATAATAACTATATAAAAGATATAATCCTAAAGAGAATGTACAACAGAAAGTAACCGAATCAATCTAGATAAGAGACACATCCACTAGCCTGAACCACCAGGGTTCCACGTATCTATCCAGAGCACATCAAACAAGCATCTTTGTTCTCGATCGAGCATTGTAAAGCAGCTTCCGCTCTCTCCTCGGCTCTTCGCTTGGCTTCTTCATAGgtgatctcttcctcttcgctAGGTTTAGGCGAGTCAGATCGGCTCTCAGCGCTAGGTGTAGGTGGTTGAGGGACAGGTGCGGAAGAAGCGGTAGTGGCGATTTTGACTTGTCTCATTGGAGCTACCAATGATTCAGCTGAAGCGGATGGTGAACCAGCCGCAGCAGGTTTCTTTCCGTCGGCAGCGAGTGATTTAGCTTGTTTGAGAGTAGCAGCATCGATGGTGAATTGAATAGCGTTGGCAGAAGGTTTGGTTCGGAGGTAATAGGCACCAGTCTTcaatcctctcttccatccgTAGAAGTGCATCGAGGTCAATTGAGAGAACGAAGGGTTGGCCAAGTGGATGTTGagtgattgagattgatcgatgaacGCTCCTCGATCAGCCGCAAGGTCGATAACTGCCTTTTGAGAGATTTCCCACACTGTCTTGTAGATAGCCTTGAGCTCGGCAGGGATCTGAGGGATATTCTGGATGGATCCTCCAGCAGCGATGATGAGGTTCTTCATGTTATCGTCCCATAATCCCAAGTTGATGAGGTCTCGGAGTAACCAAGGACAAACGACTTGGAAATCACCTGAAAGTACTCGTCGAGCGTAAAGCATGGAAGTGTAAGGTTCGAAACATTCGTTCCAACCTAAGATCTGAGATGTGGAGGCAGTAGGCATAGGAGCGACGAGTAAGGAGTTTCGGACACCATGTTTAGCAATGTTCGATCGGAGTTCGGTCCAGTCCCAGAGGTCGGTAGGTGTTCGACCCCAGAAGTCAGGTTGAAGTTTACCTTGAGAGATGGGTGATCCCTCGTATGAAGGGTATTTACCGAGCTCTTGAGCCATCTCGCAAGAAGCGGTCAAAGCGGCGTGGTAGATGGTCTCGAAGATTTGGATGTTGAGCTCTCGAGCAGCAGGAGAGTCGAAAGGCATTCGGAGAGCCATGAAGGCATCGGCAAGACCTTGTACACCCAAACCTACAGGTCGGTGTCGCATGTTGGAGTTTCGAGCTTCGGGAACAGGGTAGTAGTTTCGAGTGATGACTTGGTCCAAGTTCTTGGTAACTACCTTGGTGATCTCGTGTAGCTTCTTGAAGTCATAGGTTCTCTTCTCGAGATCGACGAAAGCGGGAAGCGCGAGAGAAGCCAAGTTACATACAGCTACTTCATCAGGAGCAGAGTATTCGATGATTTCGGTACACAAGTTGGATGACTTGATGGTACCCAAGTGTTGCTGGTTGGATTTGGAGTTGGCAGCGTCCTTGTAAAGAATGAAAGGTCCACCGGTCT
This window harbors:
- a CDS encoding ribonucleoside-diphosphate reductase, alpha subunit, whose amino-acid sequence is MVMWIYKRDGRKEPVAFDKVTARINKLSYGLDPNFVEPAEITQKVIVGIHAGITTVELDNLAAETAAYLTTKHPDYAILAARIAISNLHKETKKHFSSVIQDLYEWVNPKTGKHAPMIADDVYKIVMDNKETLDSAIIYDRDFAYNYFGFKTLERSYLLRVNGKIVERPQHMIMRVAVGIHGANIDKVIETYNLMSERYFTHASPTLFNSGTPHAQMSSCFLVAMRDDSIDGIYDTLKTCAQISKTAGGIGLHIHNIRAKGAYIAGTNGYSNGIVPMLRAYDATARYVDQGGNKRPGAFAIYLEPWHADVFDFLDLRKNHGKEEVRARDLFYALWIPDLFMKRVEQDGDWTLMCPSECPGLADVHSEEFEKLYEGYEKAGKGRKTIKAQKLWFSILEAQTETGGPFILYKDAANSKSNQQHLGTIKSSNLCTEIIEYSAPDEVAVCNLASLALPAFVDLEKRTYDFKKLHEITKVVTKNLDQVITRNYYPVPEARNSNMRHRPVGLGVQGLADAFMALRMPFDSPAARELNIQIFETIYHAALTASCEMAQELGKYPSYEGSPISQGKLQPDFWGRTPTDLWDWTELRSNIAKHGVRNSLLVAPMPTASTSQILGWNECFEPYTSMLYARRVLSGDFQVVCPWLLRDLINLGLWDDNMKNLIIAAGGSIQNIPQIPAELKAIYKTVWEISQKAVIDLAADRGAFIDQSQSLNIHLANPSFSQLTSMHFYGWKRGLKTGAYYLRTKPSANAIQFTIDAATLKQAKSLAADGKKPAAAGSPSASAESLVAPMRQVKIATTASSAPVPQPPTPSAESRSDSPKPSEEEEITYEEAKRRAEERAEAALQCSIENKDACLMCSG